A window from Drosophila nasuta strain 15112-1781.00 chromosome 3, ASM2355853v1, whole genome shotgun sequence encodes these proteins:
- the LOC132794097 gene encoding putative uncharacterized protein DDB_G0282133 has product MIPKSALHWPLIVALAACLQLGVNSVPIEAKPETRSLFFLLGSSKVNVNVGNNGSSELALRQALEDYPPFQDPILLADALQNAAQLQEALIRQQFLQSFVQSLLANNAPNTIATILPDAPIDLDAQTDETDETDSEAIDENDGEYDYIDFNKGSRIKYDLDNNRQLVDYLTGQSTNGQNAQNNNGAGNNGGGNNAFNQYNQYEADLWNAYYNDYNYAQYLQNYEYYAALLAYLEAQNANSQTTTTTTTAAPTTTTTTTEATTVSTSTALPTQSPTVTTSTALPTSSPTVTTSTALPTSSTTDSTTSSTTESTTASTTVSTFNYFLNNRVNHSFNNCFDLHSNTNIFYHRFNYFLNNRVNHSFNNCFDLHSNTNIFYYRFNYFLNNRVNHSFNNCFDLHSNTNIFYYRFHHFINNRVDHSFNNGFDLHSNTNIFYYRFNHFINNRVDHSFNNGFDIHSDTNIFYYRFNHFINNRVNHIFNNGFDLHSNTNIFYYRFNHFINNRVDHSFNNGFDIHSDTNIFYYRFNHFINNRVDHSFNNCFDLHSNTNIFYYRLNHFINNRVNHSFNNGFDIHSDTNIFYYRFNHFINNRVDHSFNNCFDLHSNTNIFYYRLNHFINNRVNHSFNNGFDIHSNTNIFYYRFHHFINNRVDHSFNNGFDLHSTTNRIYDSFVRYYNFHSVANIYRYFNINCSGPVNHTNHDCSSTKTKTFAQTHQKNNHNEENNHNHCRHNHSCHNSCNHNNSSHNNNCHNCFYNCSHNCIICGLKQCYYYNTATRDNHSFFRHNNNHPNSHYHTIISQRKQ; this is encoded by the exons ATGATACCAAAGTCTGCTCTGCATTGGCCTTTGATCGTTGCCCTGGCCGCCTGTCTTCAGCTAGGCGTTAACAGTGTGCCCATAGAAGCGAAACCCGAGACGCGTTCGCTATTCTTCCTGTTAGGATCTTCGAAAGTTAATGTCAACGTTGGAAACAATGGGTCGTCAGAGTTGGCTCTTCGACAAGCACTTGAGGATTACCCACCATTCCAAGACCCAATTTTGCTGGCTGACGCGTTACAAAATGCAGCTCAACTCCAGGAAGCGTTGATACGTCAACAGTTTTTGCAAAGCTTTGTGCAGTCGCTTTTGGCCAACAATGCGCCCAACACTATTGCAACAATATTACCAGATGCTCCCATAGACTTGGATGCACAGACGGATGAAACCGATGAAACAGACTCCGAGGCCATAGATGAGAATGATGGCGAATACGATTACATAGACTTTAACAAGGGATCACGCATCAAATACGATTTGGATAACAATCGGCAACTAGTTGATTAT CTCACAGGACAATCGACGAATGGACAAAACGCACAAAACAATAATGGAGCCGGTAATAATGGAGGCGGCAATAATGCTTTTAATCAGTATAATCAATATGAAGCCGACTTATGGAATGCCTACTACAATGATTACAACTATGCCCAATACCTGCAAAACTACGAGTACTACGCCGCTTTGCTGGCCTATCTAGAAGCCCAAAATGCGAACTCACAGACCACAACTACCACAACAACCGCAGCACCGACaactaccacaacaacaacagaggcTACAACGGTTTCCACTTCTACAGCATTGCCAACACAGTCTCCCACGGTGACTACATCGACAGCATTGCCAACATCTTCGCCCACGGTGACTACTTCGACAGCATTGCCAACATCTTCTACTACAGATTCAACCACTTCTTCTACAACTGAATCGACAACAGCTTCAACAACTGTCTCGAC ATTCAACTACTTCCTCAACAACAGAGTCAACCACAGCTTCAACAACTGTTTCGACCTCCACAGCAATACCAACATCTTCTACCACAGATTCAACTACTTCCTCAACAACAGAGTCAACCACAGCTTCAACAACTGTTTCGACCTCCACAGCAATACCAACATCTTCTACTACAGATTCAACTACTTCCTCAACAACAGAGTCAACCACAGCTTCAACAACTGTTTCGACCTCCACAGCAATACCAACATCTTCTACTACAGATTCCACCACTTCATCAACAACAGAGTCGACCACAGCTTCAACAACGGTTTCGACCTCCACAGCAATACCAACATCTTCTACTACAGATTCAACCACTTCATCAACAACAGAGTCGACCACAGCTTCAACAACGGTTTCGACATCCACAGCGATACCAACATCTTCTACTACAGATTCAACCACTTCATCAACAACAGAGTCAACCACATCTTCAACAACGGTTTCGACCTCCACAGCAATACCAACATCTTCTACTACAGATTCAACCACTTCATCAACAACAGAGTCGACCACAGCTTCAACAACGGTTTCGACATCCACAGCGATACCAACATCTTCTACTACAGATTCAACCACTTCATCAACAACAGAGTCGACCACAGCTTCAACAACTGTTTCGACCTCCACAGCAATACCAACATCTTCTACTACAGACTCAACCACTTCATCAACAACAGAGTCAACCACAGCTTCAACAACGGTTTCGACATCCACAGCGATACCAACATCTTCTACTACAGATTCAACCACTTCATCAACAACAGAGTCGACCACAGCTTCAACAACTGTTTCGACCTCCACAGCAATACCAACATCTTCTACTACAGACTCAACCACTTCATCAACAACAGAGTCAACCACAGCTTCAACAACGGTTTCGACATCCACAGCAATACCAACATCTTCTACTACAGATTCCACCACTTCATCAACAACAGAGTCGACCACAGCTTCAACAACGGTTTCGACCTCCACAGCACTACCAACAGAATCTACGACAGCTTCGTCAGATATTACAACTTCCACAGCGTTGCCAACATCTACAGATATTTCAACATCAACTGCAGTGGCCCCGTCAACCACACCAACCACGACTGTTCCAGTACGAAA ACCAAGACCTTCGCGCAGACCCACCAGAAGAACAACCACAACGAGGagaacaaccacaaccacTGCCGCCACAACCACAGTTGCCACAACagctgcaaccacaacaacagcagccacaacaacaattgccacAACTGCTTCTACAACTGCAGCCACAACTGCATCATCTGTGGACTCAAACAATGCTACTACTACAACACCGCAACCAGAGACAACCACAGTTTCTTccgacacaacaacaaccatccCAACAGCCACTACCACACCATCATTTCCCAGCGCAAGCAGTGA
- the LOC132790269 gene encoding uncharacterized protein LOC132790269, with protein sequence MPVAIVTQEQQVLSSQGVAMAMCDGLRMLLLLPAMVLAWSVVRVDATLVETLQHIPKLSHAQVALIADNATARCKLTPELCDWQLHLYEGHAFSVQLPQDNNITNSTSTTTSPSTSSTTSTTSSPPVETKPIPVIFTVPGSDQSHKLLIYAQVERQQSWTKLGKSQRQRQRRRRRRRRKLLANFKTVM encoded by the coding sequence ATGCCAGTCGCAATCGTAACTCAAGAGCAGCAGGTACTTAGCTCACAAGGTGTCGCTATGGCAATGTGCGATGGATTGCGGATGCTGTTGTTACTGCCAGCGATGGTCTTAGCCTGGTCAGTTGTACGTGTGGACGCCACACTCGTTGAGACACTGCAGCATATACCCAAATTAAGCCACGCCCAAGTGGCGCTAATCGCTGACAATGCCACAGCACGTTGCAAGCTAACGCCAGAGCTGTGCGATTGGCAACTTCATCTGTACGAGGGGCACGCATTCAGCGTCCAACTGCCACAAGACAACAACATCACAAACAGTACAAGTACTACCACAAGTCCATCGACTTCAAGCACAACATCCACAACTAGTTCACCGCCAGTTGAGACTAAACCCATTCCCGTAATCTTTACGGTGCCTGGCAGCGATCAGAGCCACAAATTACTTATCTATGCGCAGGTGGAGCGACAACAGAGCTGGACAAAGTTGGGCAAGtcacaacggcaacgacaacggagacggcgacgacgacggcgaaaGCTGTTGGCCAACTTCAAAACGGTTATGTAA
- the LOC132794083 gene encoding nematocyst expressed protein 4-like: MPINTQSKRDINQFDTNTQKMSSKFVLCLFAALCCGIAVAKAAPKATKNVLIYKLQDDDSDDQELYDSQAYYSNLRTDLEENDFNAVDDEEQEEESGRQYNYQPYYYPPYGYSPYYYPYPPPGPPPPKPPTSSSSSSSSSSSSSSSSSDTPSSSKPAPPPPPPPPPPPPGPPGQYYPPRPYPPGPYPPGPYPPGPYPPGPYPPGPYPPKHGHHPGYPYPPPPSGYPYPPYYPGYPYPKPHTTTTKAPSTETTKYCKKIFPIGVVCL; this comes from the coding sequence ATGCCTATAAATACACAATCCAAAAGAGACATTAATCAGTTCGACACAAACACTCAGAAAATGAGTTCAAAATTTGTTCTCTGCCTATTTGCGGCACTTTGCTGCGGCATTGCCGTAGCCAAGGCTGCTCCAAAGGCCACCAAGAATGTGCTCATCTACAAGCTGCAGGATGACGACAGCGACGATCAGGAACTCTACGACTCTCAGGCTTACTACAGCAACCTGAGAACCGATCTGGAAGAGAACGACTTTAATGCTGTGGACGACGAGGAGCAAGAAGAGGAATCCGGTCGTCAGTACAACTATCAACCGTACTACTATCCTCCTTACGGATACTCACCATACTACTATCCTTACCCACCACCCGGACCACCACCACCTAAACCACCAACTTCATCATCTAGTTCATCATCCAGTTCATCATCCAGTTCATCATCCAGTTCGGACACTCCGTCGTCGTCAAAGCCAGctccaccaccgccaccgccaccaccaccaccaccaccaggCCCTCCTGGACAGTATTATCCACCAAGGCCTTATCCTCCTGGACCTTATCCACCAGGACCTTATCCACCAGGACCATATCCACCAGGACCTTACCCTCCTGGACCTTATCCACCAAAGCATGGACACCACCCTGGCTACCCttatcctcctcctccttccgGCTACCCTTATCCTCCATACTATCCTGGATATCCTTATCCCAAGCCGCACACCACAACCACAAAGGCTCCTTCAACTGAGACCACTAAGTACTGCAAGAAGATCTTCCCCATTGGTGTGGTGTGCTTGTAG
- the LOC132794090 gene encoding uncharacterized protein LOC132794090, which yields MSLKLALCLCLALWCGIAVAIEGEPAKTRQDDYDDIDDIEEESNTIALASAIETGEEEALLETETAALQGSFPYYLNNPFFGYPPYFYPGYPRPGSHGHHHGYRPYSGWPYPGYYSPGYPGYSGYPGYPGYQYPGYPNYGYPYAYPGYPYPNLGYPFRGRESTEDATRICSKTILGLGRICTTK from the coding sequence ATGAGCTTGAAATTGGCCTTATGCCTGTGCCTGGCACTCTGGTGTGGCATAGCCGTTGCCATCGAAGGGGAACCAGCCAAGACAAGACAAGATGATTACGATGACATCGATGACATCGAAGAAGAAAGCAATACCATTGCACTCGCTTCGGCTATTGAAACTGGTGAAGAAGAGGCGCTGCTGGAAACCGAGACTGCAGCTCTCCAAGGTTCATTTCCATACTATTTAAACAATCCATTTTTCGGTTATCCGCCCTACTTCTATCCGGGCTATCCACGACCTGGATCACATGGACATCATCACGGTTATCGCCCCTATTCTGGCTGGCCTTATCCCGGTTACTATTCTCCTGGCTATCCTGGCTACTCTGGTTATCCTGGTTATCCTGGTTACCAGTACCCTGGTTATCCCAACTATGGATATCCCTATGCTTATCCAGGATATCCTTATCCCAATCTTGGTTATCCCTTCCGCGGCAGGGAGTCAACTGAAGATGCGACAAGGATCTGCTCAAAGACTATACTAGGCCTAGGAAGAATTTGCACTACGAAATGA
- the LOC132794094 gene encoding YLP motif-containing protein 1-like: MRRLNSILLLLGLCALTQTQALRVFARTALPTSQELDDEEPEPQGRLFSIIRETEPARYPLYDPKPIIISQPPQASYPPLPYYQSPVPAPPPPPPPAPAPAPYPVPQPIPFPVPVPPPIPPTIIRPIISRPHHHHNPGFGGFGGFPPFINITYSPVVPATRSGLLNRGVEEAQLNDLNQLSQLLFPQGQPQFMPQQLSQLQQLQQFQQLQQLSQLQNQALPTNVAYPPFNGNVNNNANNQEGTITLAQFQQLLSNYVPSQQLIDIDMNAEPDQRIKMRRSQKSKRKSKKSKKSRVHPQTVYLAIDPVQGQLPIDVQAQAQAQANAVQA, from the coding sequence ATGCGTCGCTTGAACTCCATACTCCTCCTTCTTGGCCTTTGTGCCCTAACGCAAACGCAGGCCTTGAGGGTCTTCGCCCGCACAGCGTTGCCCACTTCCCAGGAGCTCGACGATGAGGAGCCTGAGCCACAGGGACGTCTCTTCTCGATTATCCGAGAGACGGAGCCAGCGCGCTACCCACTGTACGACCCCAAGCCGATCATAATCTCGCAACCACCCCAGGCATCGTATCCACCACTGCCATACTACCAAAGTCCAGTACCAGCTccaccgccaccaccaccgccagCACCAGCTCCAGCGCCTTATCCCGTGCCACAGCCCATTCCCTTCCCGGTGCCAGTGCCACCGCCAATTCCACCCACGATCATCAGGCCCATCATCAGCAGgccacatcatcatcataatccCGGCTTCGGCGGCTTTGGCGGTTTCCCGCCATTCATCAACATCACCTACTCGCCAGTGGTGCCTGCAACCCGCTCAGGTCTGCTCAATCGTGGTGTCGAAGAAGCGCAACTGAATGATCTTAACCAACTGTCGCAGTTGCTGTTCCCTCAAGGTCAGCCTCAGTTTATGCCTCAGCAGCTGtcgcagctgcaacagcttCAACAGTTccaacaattgcagcaactCTCCCAGCTGCAGAATCAGGCACTGCCCACCAATGTGGCCTATCCGCCATTCAACGGCAAcgtcaacaacaacgccaacaaccAAGAGGGCACCATTACTCTGGCTCAATTCCAACAGTTGCTTTCAAACTATGTGCCATCGCAACAACTGATCGATATTGATATGAATGCAGAGCCGGATCAGCGTATCAAGATGCGTCGCTCTCAAAAGTCCAAGAGGAAGTCCAAGAAATCCAAGAAGTCCAGGGTGCATCCTCAAACGGTTTACCTAGCCATTGACCCCGTCCAAGGACAATTGCCAATCGATGTTCAAGCGCAAGCGCAAGCTCAAGCTAATGCTGTACAGGCTTAA
- the LOC132791007 gene encoding LOW QUALITY PROTEIN: uncharacterized protein DDB_G0284459 (The sequence of the model RefSeq protein was modified relative to this genomic sequence to represent the inferred CDS: inserted 1 base in 1 codon) — MWLPAVKILIIIALASQPAAVVHGARKHWKRAPVHGVFNVDVYAYNKPLSNLVGKQAIAEPGQALPMGQLLEQLSHISRRELTVAKSHYRNLDTDNYMASYPEVASANATADAEQIITQRKQSNEDLKLTETTATATSNSEAINSQLAEQQMNSSLKNSHAMRNLYSHEFHVSXMGKRKIVLLNTLSKNASQQQDRKPDSAEVIAQQTQPLNLKLAMPTLEENEEQEKQEQEHTTTPKMIENLSTAEMLVKPDSEHSQAISTLDEMESMSRESTTEQPNKSNANDGTAGIDDSKHGAKDANNMTTIEAANTANAYDKEQLMPKPELQVENEAETDADGEHHHSTKKNDSRHDNDGQANGINAVLQLESMPRPVAAVDKPLTIPKSRRKQTKPKTKKRPNEIDTKPTTSSSSSSSSGSRIRPSSGAMLMVGTANVKAPVKVSPEISTTTTSTHAPNTKKSKGKGKGKRRKGSQRRPSGSQQELEQEIETTTNWWQILPYAEIRKFLNTIYDSITEDDDDRRLGRHHHDNDHPAQRI; from the exons ATGTGGCTGCCGGCAGTAAAGATATTGATAATCATCGCCTTGGCAT CTCAaccagctgctgttgtccaTGGAGCACGCAAGCACTGGAAGCGAGCGCCAGTTCATGGCGTATTCAACGTTGATGTTTATGCGTACAACAAACCACTGTCCAATTTGGTAGGCAAGCAGGCGATAGCTGAACCTGGCCAGGCGCTGCCCATGGGTCAACTGCTGGAGCAACTCTCGCATATCAGTCGTCGTGAATTGACAGTGGCGAAATCACATTACCGTAACCTCGACACCGATAATTACATGGCGAGTTACCCAGAAGTTGCCTCAGCTAATGCAACCGCAGATGCAGAACAGATAATTACGCAGCGAAAACAATCGAACGAGGATCTTAAACTAACCgaaacaactgcaactgcaaccagCAATAGCGAGGCAATAAACAGTCAATTAGCCGAGCAGCAAATGAATTCCAGTCTGAAAAACTCGCATGCAATGCGTAATTTATACTCGCATGAGTTCCATGTGA ACATGGGCAAACGGAAGATTGTGCTGCTCAACACGCTCAGCAAGAATGCCAGCCAGCAACAGGATCGTAAACCAGACAGTGCAGAAGTTATTGCGCAGCAAACGCAGccattgaatttgaaattggcaATGCCAACACTCGAGGAGAACGAGGAGCAAGAAAAACAGGAACAggaacacacaacaacaccgAAAATGATCGAAAATTTGAGCACAGCAGAGATGCTAGTCAAGCCGGACTCTGAGCACTCTCAAGCAATTAGCACATTAGATGAAATGGAAAGCATGAGCAGAGAGTCGACAACTGAGCAGCCTAATAAGAGCAATGCCAATGATGGCACTGCTGGCATTGATGACAGCAAACATGGAGCAAAGGATGCGAACAATATGACGACAATTGAAGCAGCTAATACAGCTAATGCATATGACAAGGAGCAACTGATGCCGAAGCCAGAGTTGCAGGTCGAGAATGAGGCTGAGACTGATGCTGATGGTGAGCATCACCATTCCACGAAGAAGAACGACAGTCGGCATGACAATGATGGACAAGCAAATGGCATCAATGCTGTGCTTCAACTCGAGTCGATGCCACGAccagttgctgctgtagaTAAGCCTCTCACTATTCCCAAGTCCAGgcgaaagcaaacaaaaccaaaaacaaagaagAGACCCAATGAAATTGATACAAAGCCGACGACTTcgagtagcagcagcagcagcagtggcagcagaaTCAGACCGAGCTCTGGAGCAATGCTGATGGTTGGGACAGCAAATGTCAAGGCGCCAGTGAAAGTATCACCGGAAATCAGCACAACGACGACGAGCACACACGCCCCCAACACTAAAAAGAGCaagggaaaggggaagggCAAGCGGAGGAAGGGTTCACAACGTCGACCCAGTGGCAGTCAGCAGGAGTTGGAGCAGGAAATCGAAACTACGACAAATTGGTGGCAGATACTACCATATGCggaaattagaaaatttttgaatacgATTTATGATAGCATCACCGAGGATGACGATGACCGTCGCCTTGgtcgtcatcatcatgatAATGATCATCCAGCCCAACGGATATGA